In a single window of the Candidatus Celerinatantimonas neptuna genome:
- the ligU gene encoding (4E)-oxalomesaconate Delta-isomerase, whose translation MFDRIPCMWMRGGTSKGAYFIEDDLPRLPDERDALLLRIMGSPDIRQIDGIGGADPLTSKVAIVRPSQRPGIDIDYLFLQVFVDQPLVSDAQNCGNILAGVGPFALERGLIQGQDGNTNVSIYMENTGQVAIQNIQTPNGQVCYHGDTHIDGVPIPASPVYITFQDTAGSSCGSLLPTGHTTDKIDSINVTCIDNGMPVVILSAADFGLSGNETRKELENNQSLRNKLESIRLKAGRMMNLGDVSEKSVPKLTLISSAQHGGTISTRTFIPHRCHASIGVLGAVSVASACLLENSPAARIAWSPSGTPKRISIEHPSGETSVVIDVDHDNSIRNAAIIRTTRKLFDGYVFS comes from the coding sequence ATGTTTGACAGAATTCCGTGCATGTGGATGCGGGGAGGAACATCAAAAGGCGCTTATTTTATAGAAGATGATCTTCCCCGGCTCCCTGATGAAAGAGATGCTCTATTACTCCGGATTATGGGCTCACCTGATATACGGCAAATTGATGGGATCGGTGGCGCTGATCCGCTCACCTCTAAAGTTGCTATTGTTCGTCCTTCGCAACGTCCCGGAATTGATATTGATTACCTTTTCCTTCAGGTGTTCGTTGATCAGCCTCTGGTATCCGATGCACAAAATTGCGGCAACATTCTGGCCGGAGTCGGCCCTTTTGCACTCGAACGCGGTTTAATTCAAGGTCAAGATGGAAATACAAATGTATCCATCTATATGGAAAATACAGGCCAGGTTGCAATTCAGAACATTCAGACACCAAATGGTCAAGTCTGCTATCATGGTGATACCCATATTGATGGTGTTCCCATCCCTGCCAGCCCTGTTTATATAACCTTTCAGGATACGGCCGGTTCCAGTTGCGGCAGCTTACTTCCGACCGGCCATACCACAGATAAAATTGATAGTATCAATGTAACCTGTATCGATAATGGGATGCCTGTTGTTATTTTATCAGCAGCAGATTTTGGCCTTTCAGGAAATGAGACCCGCAAAGAACTAGAAAATAACCAATCACTCAGAAACAAGTTAGAAAGTATCCGCTTAAAAGCCGGACGGATGATGAATCTTGGAGATGTTTCAGAAAAGTCAGTTCCCAAACTAACACTTATTAGCTCAGCTCAACATGGCGGTACCATTTCAACAAGGACATTCATTCCTCACCGATGCCATGCTTCAATTGGTGTATTAGGAGCGGTCAGTGTCGCATCGGCATGCTTATTAGAAAATTCTCCAGCAGCCCGGATAGCCTGGTCTCCGTCAGGTACACCGAAACGCATTTCTATCGAACATCCAAGTGGTGAAACATCTGTAGTCATCGATGTTGATCATGACAATTCTATTCGTAACGCTGCAATTATCCGCACCACTCGTAAACTATTTGATGGTTATGTATTTTCATAA
- the iolS_3 gene encoding Aldo-keto reductase IolS, which yields MKPNESSRSIGQFSCYPVGLGCMNLSHGYVPVDDKSAIELLNKALDMGYQMLDTAALYGYGSNERLIAKAVGHRRDEYLLASKCGIYRDSNRERIICSDPNTIRRICEESLSRLNTDAIDLYYLHRWDKTTPIEESIEALAQLKKEGKILEIGLSEVSASTLSRAHQVHPIAAVQSEYSLWTRNPEIALLDKCEELGVALITFSPLGRGMLTGQITPKTIFSEHDIRRNMPRFLSNNLVHNSQLIEELEQLVAPYMEHYNVAPLTLATVVLAWLLTRSENIHVIPGTTNLHHLKENFICPEIIISDHLYHQMDALINQHTVKGERYNSLAQQDIDTEEFN from the coding sequence ATGAAACCGAATGAATCAAGTCGGAGTATCGGGCAATTCTCGTGTTATCCGGTTGGTCTGGGGTGCATGAATTTGTCACATGGATATGTCCCAGTTGATGACAAAAGTGCGATAGAGCTACTTAATAAAGCTCTAGATATGGGCTATCAGATGTTGGATACCGCTGCACTTTATGGGTATGGATCAAATGAGAGACTTATTGCAAAAGCTGTTGGACATCGAAGGGATGAATACTTACTGGCTAGTAAATGTGGTATATATCGTGACAGTAATAGGGAAAGGATTATTTGTTCTGATCCTAATACAATTCGTCGAATATGCGAAGAAAGTCTTAGTCGTTTGAATACTGATGCCATTGATCTTTATTATCTTCACAGATGGGATAAAACGACTCCAATTGAAGAGTCAATTGAAGCACTTGCTCAGTTAAAAAAAGAGGGGAAGATCCTTGAAATAGGGTTATCTGAAGTTTCCGCATCCACTTTATCAAGAGCTCATCAGGTCCATCCGATTGCTGCAGTTCAGTCGGAATATTCATTGTGGACAAGAAACCCCGAAATTGCGCTTTTGGATAAATGCGAAGAGCTAGGTGTGGCATTGATTACCTTTAGCCCACTGGGAAGGGGAATGCTAACAGGGCAAATTACACCAAAGACTATATTTTCTGAACATGATATACGGCGAAATATGCCCCGCTTCTTATCCAATAACTTAGTCCATAATTCACAACTTATTGAAGAGCTGGAGCAACTTGTCGCTCCGTATATGGAACATTACAACGTTGCTCCATTGACTCTTGCAACTGTAGTTTTGGCATGGCTACTCACTCGCTCAGAGAATATTCATGTGATCCCTGGAACCACTAATCTGCATCATCTAAAAGAGAACTTTATATGCCCAGAGATTATTATTTCAGATCATTTATATCATCAGATGGATGCGCTTATTAACCAGCATACGGTTAAAGGGGAACGTTACAATTCACTGGCTCAGCAAGATATTGATACAGAAGAGTTCAACTAA
- the ligC gene encoding 4-carboxy-2-hydroxymuconate-6-semialdehyde dehydrogenase: MKVCVCGATGAFGTKHLEAISQIEHIEITVLIDSDGTKLEDLRIKYPNAFLTTDLAKALAMKDLDAVILATPTQMHASQAIECLNNGKHVLVEIPMADNLYDAKNLVKAQQRTGLVAMAGHIRRFNPSHQWIHNKIRAGELVIQQMDVQTYFYRRTNTNAKGEQRNWTDHLLWHHACHTVDLFQYQTGEIVSQVHAVQGPIHPELGIAMDMSIGMRVPLGAICTLSLSFNNDGPFGTFFRYICDKGTYIARYDDLYDGYDQPVDLTDMTVSDNGIELVDREFFSAIEKRCEPNSSVGQCLSAMETLHRIESCLNER, encoded by the coding sequence ATGAAGGTATGTGTTTGTGGTGCAACGGGAGCATTCGGAACAAAGCATCTTGAAGCAATTAGTCAAATCGAACATATTGAAATCACGGTACTTATCGATTCCGATGGTACAAAGCTTGAAGATTTGCGCATCAAATATCCAAATGCTTTTTTAACAACAGATCTTGCAAAAGCTTTAGCTATGAAAGATCTTGATGCTGTTATTTTAGCAACGCCAACTCAAATGCATGCAAGTCAGGCGATTGAATGTTTAAACAATGGCAAACATGTTTTAGTTGAAATTCCAATGGCGGATAATCTGTATGACGCTAAAAATCTTGTCAAAGCACAGCAGCGTACCGGACTGGTTGCAATGGCAGGGCATATCAGACGTTTTAATCCCAGTCATCAATGGATACATAATAAAATCAGAGCAGGAGAGCTTGTCATTCAACAAATGGATGTTCAAACCTATTTTTATCGGCGAACCAATACAAATGCGAAAGGAGAACAGCGAAACTGGACGGATCATCTATTGTGGCATCATGCATGCCACACTGTTGATTTATTTCAATATCAGACGGGTGAAATTGTCAGTCAGGTTCATGCCGTGCAAGGGCCAATTCACCCAGAATTGGGAATTGCAATGGATATGAGTATTGGGATGAGGGTTCCTTTAGGTGCTATTTGCACATTATCTTTATCATTTAATAATGATGGACCATTTGGGACTTTCTTTCGATATATCTGTGATAAAGGAACATATATTGCCCGTTATGATGATTTATATGACGGATACGACCAGCCTGTTGATTTAACGGATATGACTGTATCGGATAATGGTATCGAATTGGTTGACCGTGAGTTTTTCTCAGCAATAGAAAAAAGGTGTGAACCTAATTCAAGTGTTGGCCAGTGTTTATCTGCGATGGAAACACTTCATCGTATCGAATCATGCTTAAACGAGAGATAA
- the pmdD gene encoding 2-pyrone-4,6-dicarbaxylate hydrolase has protein sequence MDSDYLPYHINPSKPVFKLPEGAIDAHCHIFGPENLFPYAPQRKYTPCDAPKAQLFKLRDHLGFSRNVIVQASCHGTDNQAMIDALSSAGNQARGVAVVSEDISFSELEKMHIAGVRGVRFNFVKRLVDNVPRAVFQHIADKVRPLGWHIVAYFEAQDLEEITSFLAGLNMIIVIDHMGRPKVEEGLLGIAFQRFIQIMKEQPNFWVKVGGAERLTQTPPDYRDVVPFARKLIELFPKRVLWGTDWPHPNMKSHIPDDGQLVDLIPQIAPTLELQHQLLVINPRYLYWEE, from the coding sequence ATGGATTCTGATTATCTACCATATCATATTAATCCAAGCAAACCAGTCTTTAAACTACCGGAAGGGGCAATTGATGCTCATTGCCATATCTTTGGCCCAGAGAATCTATTCCCATATGCTCCACAACGTAAATATACACCTTGTGATGCACCTAAAGCTCAGCTCTTTAAGCTTAGAGATCATCTGGGATTTTCAAGAAATGTCATCGTACAGGCGTCTTGCCACGGTACGGATAATCAAGCCATGATTGATGCATTATCTTCTGCGGGTAATCAGGCTCGTGGAGTCGCGGTTGTCTCTGAAGACATTAGCTTTTCCGAATTGGAGAAAATGCATATCGCTGGAGTCCGGGGCGTTCGTTTTAACTTTGTAAAGCGATTGGTTGATAATGTTCCCCGTGCTGTTTTTCAACATATAGCCGATAAAGTACGCCCACTGGGATGGCATATTGTTGCCTATTTTGAAGCACAGGATCTCGAAGAAATTACATCATTTCTTGCAGGGTTGAATATGATAATCGTTATTGACCATATGGGACGCCCCAAAGTTGAAGAAGGTCTTCTTGGCATAGCGTTTCAAAGATTTATTCAGATCATGAAAGAACAACCCAATTTCTGGGTTAAAGTGGGTGGTGCTGAACGATTAACACAAACACCGCCTGATTATCGTGATGTAGTCCCTTTTGCCCGAAAATTGATTGAACTATTTCCAAAACGGGTGCTTTGGGGAACCGATTGGCCTCACCCGAATATGAAATCACATATTCCTGATGATGGGCAATTAGTTGATCTCATTCCTCAAATAGCACCGACACTAGAATTACAACATCAATTACTCGTTATTAACCCAAGATACTTATATTGGGAGGAATGA
- the ligA_3 gene encoding Protocatechuate 4,5-dioxygenase alpha chain, whose amino-acid sequence MKNNQSYLLNPEIIPGTTMFDGKMSGKGFNLNKMCYSFNQASARNEFLDDELAYCKKFNLSKSQIEAIKNKDILKLLDEGGSIYHLAKFAGIFGMNMQDIGAIQTGMTVEEFHEKLRKAGK is encoded by the coding sequence ATGAAAAATAATCAGTCTTATTTACTTAATCCAGAAATTATTCCAGGAACAACTATGTTTGATGGGAAAATGTCTGGTAAAGGATTTAATTTAAACAAGATGTGCTACTCATTTAATCAAGCCTCTGCCCGGAATGAATTTTTAGATGATGAATTAGCTTATTGTAAAAAATTCAATTTATCCAAATCTCAAATAGAAGCAATTAAAAATAAAGATATTCTAAAACTCTTAGATGAGGGAGGTAGTATTTATCATCTTGCTAAATTTGCCGGTATTTTCGGTATGAATATGCAAGATATAGGAGCAATTCAAACAGGTATGACTGTTGAAGAATTTCATGAAAAACTTAGAAAGGCAGGAAAATAA
- the ligB gene encoding Protocatechuate 4,5-dioxygenase beta chain has protein sequence MANIIGAIGTSHIPAIGKAIDQKSQNEPYWKSFFDSYIPIHRWLNANQPDVAIIFYNDHGLEFFFDKKPTFAIGAANQYFNDDEGWGIKPIPPVTGASDLSWHICNYLVENEFDITICQEMKVDHGVTVPLQLMWPNNSYQHIQVIPVCINVEQHPMPSPKRCFELGKAISESLKSFELDLKVVVFGTGGLSHQLEGTRAGFINKEFDLYCMDKLINAPQILTRFSILDLVKQGGAQGPEFIMWMAMRGALSDNIELLHQAYHLPISNTGAGTMLIEECS, from the coding sequence ATGGCAAATATTATAGGTGCAATAGGTACATCTCATATACCTGCTATTGGTAAAGCAATCGATCAAAAAAGTCAAAATGAACCTTATTGGAAATCATTCTTTGATTCATATATTCCAATCCATCGCTGGTTAAATGCAAACCAACCAGATGTAGCCATTATTTTTTATAATGATCACGGTTTAGAATTTTTCTTTGATAAAAAGCCTACTTTTGCAATTGGCGCAGCAAATCAATATTTCAATGATGATGAAGGATGGGGAATAAAACCTATTCCACCAGTTACCGGGGCTTCTGATCTTTCATGGCATATTTGTAATTATCTGGTTGAAAATGAATTTGATATCACTATTTGCCAGGAGATGAAAGTCGATCATGGGGTGACAGTTCCATTACAACTGATGTGGCCGAATAATAGCTATCAGCATATTCAAGTAATCCCCGTCTGTATCAATGTAGAACAGCATCCCATGCCCTCCCCTAAGCGTTGTTTTGAGTTAGGAAAAGCGATCAGCGAATCACTAAAGAGCTTCGAACTTGATTTGAAAGTCGTTGTTTTTGGTACCGGTGGACTATCTCATCAGTTAGAAGGAACACGAGCCGGATTCATTAATAAAGAATTCGACCTATATTGCATGGATAAACTCATTAATGCACCTCAGATTCTGACGCGATTTTCAATATTGGATCTTGTGAAACAAGGCGGAGCCCAGGGTCCTGAATTTATCATGTGGATGGCTATGCGCGGTGCTCTATCTGATAATATAGAACTATTGCATCAGGCTTATCACCTTCCCATTTCAAACACAGGCGCAGGAACAATGTTAATTGAAGAATGTAGTTGA
- the cheV_2 gene encoding Chemotaxis protein CheV — MKNNGQQPQGLLLFKLTERQTFALGTLKVREIIPYQHLTVIPQSHSAVVGSTPFRGKTISIIDMALAVGYRPIQKDEIENCFIIVTDCQRQLIGFLVRKIDRIVECNWREITSVPDAVGRNAYVTGVAHFEDQMVQLLDIEMLLSHIFPTEEDQLHAHIDAREKAKLREHHILVVDDSVVARKQLTEALDYIEVPFEVCSDGSHALQLMKEAAERDEKIDILVSDIEMPGLDGYELTFEIRSIPQLADSYIILHTSLSSEISVDRAHQVGANEALTKFDAAELVHGMLRGAIQVESGTVTPGVASRK; from the coding sequence ATGAAAAATAACGGCCAACAGCCTCAAGGGCTCCTGCTGTTTAAGCTAACCGAACGGCAAACTTTTGCATTAGGGACATTAAAAGTCAGGGAGATCATCCCATATCAGCACCTTACTGTTATACCGCAATCCCATTCTGCGGTCGTTGGCTCAACTCCTTTTAGAGGTAAAACCATATCTATTATCGACATGGCTCTGGCTGTTGGATACCGCCCAATTCAAAAGGACGAAATCGAGAACTGTTTTATTATAGTAACAGATTGCCAACGTCAGCTTATTGGTTTTTTAGTCCGCAAAATTGACCGAATTGTGGAATGTAACTGGCGTGAAATCACATCGGTTCCAGACGCAGTTGGCCGAAATGCATATGTTACCGGTGTTGCACATTTCGAAGATCAAATGGTTCAGTTGCTGGACATCGAAATGCTGCTATCACACATCTTCCCAACTGAAGAAGATCAGTTGCATGCCCATATCGATGCGAGAGAAAAAGCAAAACTCAGAGAGCATCATATATTAGTGGTTGATGATTCGGTTGTTGCCCGAAAACAACTAACAGAGGCACTTGATTATATCGAGGTCCCTTTCGAAGTCTGTTCTGATGGCAGTCATGCATTGCAACTTATGAAAGAGGCTGCGGAGCGTGACGAAAAAATTGATATTTTAGTTAGTGATATTGAAATGCCGGGACTCGACGGATATGAACTAACTTTTGAAATCAGAAGTATTCCTCAATTAGCTGATTCTTATATTATTTTGCATACATCACTGTCAAGTGAGATTAGTGTTGATCGGGCTCATCAAGTGGGTGCTAATGAAGCACTGACTAAATTTGATGCAGCTGAACTAGTTCATGGAATGTTACGCGGGGCAATTCAGGTAGAAAGTGGAACGGTTACCCCAGGCGTTGCAAGCAGAAAATAA
- the garR gene encoding 2-hydroxy-3-oxopropionate reductase → MKVGFIGLGYLGKAISQRLIECSYQLGVYNRNLDKATDLDATIYNSPDQLTKDCDVICLCLFDSQAVEEVLCSDKGILAALKPEQIVLDMTTNHYKKVVEFEKMISAKQAIYLESPIFGSVVPARKGALTIVTSGQKSAYESIIPLLEKISAYRFYLPQIGQASRMKLLNNLALGSFMAVLAEITHFGETVGIDKQVLLDILSVGGGNSGVLNAKKSKLLDDDFTPHFKSSLIYKDLHCLQDLAYETQEPLLMAAITKEMFAKTCQAGFADYDFSAVYAMLKGEKDSD, encoded by the coding sequence ATGAAAGTTGGATTTATTGGTCTCGGGTATTTAGGAAAAGCTATATCACAGCGGTTAATCGAGTGTAGTTATCAGCTTGGTGTATATAATCGCAATTTAGATAAAGCGACAGATCTTGATGCAACTATTTATAATTCACCAGATCAATTGACGAAAGATTGCGATGTAATTTGTTTATGCTTGTTTGATAGTCAAGCGGTAGAAGAAGTTCTTTGTTCTGACAAAGGTATTTTAGCTGCACTTAAACCTGAGCAAATTGTTCTTGATATGACCACCAATCATTATAAAAAGGTGGTTGAATTTGAGAAAATGATATCAGCTAAACAAGCTATCTATTTAGAGTCACCTATTTTTGGTAGTGTTGTTCCAGCCCGTAAAGGTGCCTTAACTATTGTGACGAGTGGTCAGAAATCTGCATATGAATCCATTATCCCATTATTGGAAAAGATTTCGGCTTACCGATTCTATCTGCCTCAAATAGGCCAGGCCAGTCGAATGAAATTACTCAATAACCTGGCTCTAGGCAGTTTTATGGCTGTTTTAGCAGAGATAACTCACTTTGGAGAAACAGTCGGTATAGATAAGCAGGTCCTTTTGGATATTCTTTCTGTTGGCGGGGGAAATAGCGGCGTCTTGAATGCGAAAAAATCTAAACTTTTAGACGATGATTTTACACCACATTTTAAGTCGTCTCTGATTTATAAGGATTTACATTGTTTGCAAGATCTTGCTTATGAAACACAAGAGCCATTGTTGATGGCTGCTATTACTAAAGAAATGTTTGCTAAAACATGCCAGGCTGGATTTGCTGATTATGATTTTTCAGCAGTTTATGCCATGCTCAAAGGTGAAAAGGATAGTGACTGA
- the cytR_2 gene encoding HTH-type transcriptional repressor CytR, whose amino-acid sequence MRKKKVTMKDIAVLAGVSQPTVSIVLNDSDNVRISHDTRERVISAAKQLEYQIRRPTSHHNKHHLIAFIVNNLAEKDPFLSALKGTIERAREFEYAVAVLENSKMRESQQTFIDELESGNYGAVIYANNTYAGIEPLNFTPSLPTVMLNCFYQTDKQVPCIIPADLSGGFQVTQHLLKQGYKRIAFIGENLSSVASQKRLDGYRQALLQNDYVPDDSLIRFCHTLGNESYRQTQELLNLSPPPDAIFCASDLMAIGCYLAIAHAGLQIPNDIAVAGFENQSLADKLTPQLTSFHLPYYEMGKLAVDCLLDRNAGNYELPIQQVEGELCIGDSTTQH is encoded by the coding sequence ATGCGTAAAAAAAAAGTTACAATGAAAGATATTGCTGTTTTAGCTGGAGTTTCTCAGCCAACGGTATCAATTGTCCTTAATGATTCCGATAATGTCCGCATTTCTCACGATACAAGAGAACGAGTTATTTCGGCAGCTAAACAACTCGAATATCAAATTCGTCGTCCGACATCCCACCATAATAAACATCATTTGATAGCATTTATTGTAAATAATCTGGCAGAAAAAGATCCCTTTTTAAGTGCCCTTAAAGGAACAATTGAACGGGCAAGAGAATTTGAATATGCTGTAGCTGTTCTTGAAAATTCCAAGATGAGAGAAAGCCAACAAACCTTTATTGATGAGTTGGAAAGTGGTAACTATGGTGCTGTTATTTATGCAAATAATACCTATGCAGGAATAGAGCCTTTAAATTTTACGCCTTCATTACCAACAGTTATGCTAAATTGTTTTTATCAAACAGACAAACAGGTCCCCTGCATTATACCTGCTGATTTATCCGGTGGATTTCAAGTGACCCAGCATTTGCTGAAACAGGGATACAAGCGTATCGCGTTTATAGGTGAAAATTTATCCTCTGTTGCTTCTCAAAAACGCCTGGATGGCTACCGGCAGGCCTTATTACAAAATGATTATGTTCCTGATGACTCATTAATACGGTTTTGTCACACGTTAGGGAATGAAAGCTATCGACAAACCCAGGAATTGCTCAATCTTTCACCGCCCCCTGATGCAATTTTTTGTGCCAGCGATCTTATGGCAATAGGGTGTTATCTGGCAATTGCACATGCCGGGCTACAGATCCCTAACGATATAGCTGTAGCCGGATTTGAGAATCAGTCTTTAGCTGATAAGCTGACACCTCAGCTTACATCGTTCCATCTTCCTTATTATGAGATGGGTAAACTTGCTGTTGACTGTTTACTTGATCGCAACGCAGGTAACTATGAATTGCCAATTCAACAGGTTGAAGGCGAGTTATGTATCGGTGATTCAACCACACAACACTAA
- the rnb gene encoding Exoribonuclease 2 yields the protein MFKDNPLLQQLKQQIKDSLPTAEGQVKATERGFGFLQCEGNKSYFIPPAQMKRVMHGDRVSGVIRDSNDGKQSFEPETLIEAGTDEFIGQIHFNRDDRPSVIADHPLIKFPVNARVNKDITEKLANDDWVIAKMLRHPLTDRGFFCEIKEFIAKSDDQFARWKATTAQFKLAWDAPSDLPEYHMDHDEGLQRSDQTNTEFFTIDAESTLDMDDALSIEETDDGWILQIAIADPSAYISEDNALEKIAKKRGFTLYLPAHTVPMLPAKLADDLCSLRPLQKRPVLCCKLKIQSDGALDPNPEFSAAWIESKHRLNYDDVSNWFEQPEQANWEPQTKTLEKQLVALKKLTEQRISWRKEHAIIFSDRPDYRFEITPDGHVADIHCEPRRTANHMVEEAMIAANISAAKTLQNHFGFAVFNTHSGFDNTKVSQIETIVQEAGIEMDSEKLISFDGFCKLRRLLDDKQLTYLDLRLRKFYNFSEFSASVAPHFGLGETCYGTWTSPIRKYGDLLNHRLLKAMLTGQSAQSPLTDALATHLGECRRAHKIAERCMSDYLYSEFYRDKQNQKSQQKAQLFDVTRGGIKVRLHETGAVAFIPATKLHAVKDQLNCDQDSGKVFISGQCKYQLGDELTVKIVEVKNNSTSLIAQLI from the coding sequence ATGTTTAAAGACAACCCATTACTGCAGCAGTTAAAACAACAAATTAAAGATAGTTTACCTACTGCAGAGGGACAGGTAAAAGCAACAGAACGAGGTTTTGGTTTTCTGCAATGCGAAGGGAATAAAAGTTATTTTATTCCGCCGGCTCAGATGAAGAGAGTCATGCATGGCGATCGGGTTTCAGGTGTAATCCGTGACTCTAATGATGGCAAGCAAAGTTTTGAACCCGAAACATTAATTGAAGCCGGCACTGATGAATTTATAGGCCAAATTCACTTTAACCGCGACGACCGCCCTTCTGTGATAGCGGATCACCCGTTAATTAAATTTCCTGTAAATGCCAGAGTTAACAAAGATATTACCGAAAAACTTGCCAATGATGATTGGGTCATTGCCAAAATGTTACGTCATCCGTTAACTGACCGTGGTTTTTTCTGCGAAATTAAAGAATTTATCGCAAAATCTGATGATCAGTTCGCACGTTGGAAAGCAACAACTGCACAATTTAAATTGGCTTGGGATGCTCCATCTGATCTACCGGAATATCATATGGACCATGATGAAGGTTTACAAAGATCAGACCAAACTAATACTGAATTTTTCACCATTGATGCTGAATCAACTCTGGATATGGACGATGCACTAAGCATTGAAGAAACGGATGATGGTTGGATTTTGCAAATTGCAATAGCCGATCCCAGTGCTTATATCAGTGAAGATAATGCGCTGGAGAAAATTGCAAAAAAACGGGGTTTTACTCTTTATTTACCTGCTCATACCGTTCCTATGTTGCCCGCAAAATTAGCTGATGATCTTTGCTCTCTTCGTCCTTTACAGAAAAGACCAGTCCTTTGCTGCAAGCTCAAAATTCAAAGTGATGGAGCTTTGGATCCAAACCCGGAATTTTCTGCTGCGTGGATCGAAAGTAAACATCGCCTGAATTATGATGATGTTTCAAACTGGTTTGAGCAGCCTGAACAGGCAAACTGGGAACCACAAACAAAAACATTAGAAAAGCAATTAGTAGCACTGAAGAAGTTAACAGAACAACGTATTTCATGGCGAAAAGAACATGCTATCATTTTTTCTGATCGCCCTGATTATCGGTTTGAAATTACACCTGATGGCCATGTTGCCGATATTCATTGCGAACCTCGTCGTACAGCTAACCACATGGTTGAAGAAGCAATGATTGCCGCCAATATATCAGCGGCCAAAACACTCCAGAATCATTTTGGATTCGCAGTATTCAACACCCATTCGGGCTTTGATAATACTAAAGTCAGTCAGATTGAAACGATTGTCCAAGAAGCCGGTATAGAGATGGACAGTGAGAAATTAATCTCTTTTGATGGTTTTTGTAAATTACGAAGATTACTCGATGATAAGCAGCTAACGTATTTAGATTTACGTCTACGTAAATTTTACAACTTCAGCGAATTTAGTGCTTCGGTAGCTCCTCACTTTGGCTTGGGCGAAACTTGTTACGGAACCTGGACATCACCGATTCGAAAATATGGTGATTTACTTAATCACAGATTGTTGAAAGCTATGCTCACAGGGCAATCGGCTCAATCACCATTAACCGATGCTCTTGCGACCCATTTAGGTGAATGTCGTCGGGCCCATAAAATTGCAGAAAGATGTATGTCTGATTATCTCTATAGTGAATTTTATCGGGATAAACAAAACCAAAAAAGCCAACAAAAAGCCCAGTTATTTGATGTTACACGCGGGGGAATTAAAGTTCGGCTTCATGAAACAGGTGCCGTTGCTTTTATACCAGCAACAAAATTACATGCAGTAAAAGACCAACTTAACTGCGATCAAGATAGTGGCAAAGTTTTCATTAGTGGACAGTGTAAATATCAGCTGGGTGATGAATTGACGGTCAAAATCGTAGAAGTGAAAAATAATAGTACCAGTCTGATTGCTCAGTTGATTTAG